Genomic window (Leptotrichia sp. oral taxon 212):
ATAGATTTTTATTCATTTTTGATATTGATATCGGTTTTAGGTTCATGGATTGATCCTTTTAACAAATCAAAAATATTTCAGACTGTCAGAAAGTTTACAGAACCATATCTGAAATTGTTTAGAATAATAATTCCTATAGGAAATATGAATCTTGACATATCTCCTGTAATTGGACTTTTTATATTAAATTATATATTAAAAGGAATAATTTTAAGAATATTGTATTAGAAATAAGGAGGTAAACTTTGGCAGGAATGTCTGAGAGCCTCCTTAAATAATGTATAAATTGAATTATTTAAGTGATTATTACATATATTTTGAAATAATTCAGAAAAAATAAACATGAAAGAGTTAGAGGATAATTTATGGGAAAATTCAGAATGAGCTGGAGCAGGCTTTTATCAACGGACAGTCAAAGACCTAGAACAAATAGAAAAAATAATCTATCTGAAGATAGAAAAATTCAGGAAAATAAAAAAAATGATGAAAACAGGAAAAAAATTACAATAGATCTGAGAAGTGATTTTGAGAGGGATTATCATCGTATATTGAGCAGTCCTTCCTTTAGGAGATTGCAGGATAAGACACAGGTATTTCCACTTGAAAAGAATGATTTTATACGTACAAGGCTTACACATTCAATAGAAGTGTCGTCTTTTG
Coding sequences:
- a CDS encoding YggT family protein; the encoded protein is MRYSLVNLIINIIDFYSFLILISVLGSWIDPFNKSKIFQTVRKFTEPYLKLFRIIIPIGNMNLDISPVIGLFILNYILKGIILRILY